A part of Vigna radiata var. radiata cultivar VC1973A chromosome 11, Vradiata_ver6, whole genome shotgun sequence genomic DNA contains:
- the LOC106777398 gene encoding putative clathrin assembly protein At2g01600 translates to MATLQSWRKAYGALKDTTKVGLAHVNSDYAELEVAVVKATNHIECPPKERHLRKILLATSSVRPRADVACCIHALSRRLAKTRNWTVALKTLIVIHRLLREGDPTLREEFLNFAQRRRILQLSKFRDDSSPKAWDCSAWVRTYALYLEERLECFSILKYDIEVERLPKPVAGQDKGYSRTRDLNGEELLEQLPALQQLLYCLVGCRPEGAAVSSYVIQYALALVLKESFKIYCAINDGIINLVDKFFEMPRHEAIKAFDVYKRAGQQAESLSDFYEICKRLEIARNFQFPVLREPPVSFLVTMEDYIKDAPRLLAVSSEPLLLTYRPDDVPTLEYDKLSQEQEPSVPVDDVVSNSELAPPPPSHNYFEIGDLLGLNDSTSETSLIEERNAHALVIVPTEIDSRADPARDFDPTGWELALVSPPSTTISSVNETQLAGRLNSLTLNSSYDQGAYRYPQQSVFGVPAPNPFEVQDPFVLSTSTPLPPNVQIATISQQRINLYGHYQPYQPLQQQMLMSPANPFEDAGYGAFPVHHVSHVHNNNPFGSTDMI, encoded by the exons ATGGCCACTCTTCAGAGTTGGAGAAAAGCCTATGGCGCTCTCAAAGACACTACCAAAGTTGGTCTCGCTCATGTCAATAGCGATTATGCG GAGTTGGAAGTTGCCGTAGTCAAAGCAACCAACCACATCGAGTGTCCTCCCAAAGAGAGACACCTTCGCA AAATTTTGCTCGCAACTTCTTCTGTACGGCCTAGAGCTGACGTTGCTTGCTGCATTCATGCACTTTCGCGACGGTTGGCGAAGACCCGAAACTGGAcg GTGGCACTGAAAACATTAATCGTAATTCATAGGTTATTGAGAGAGGGTGATCCTACTCTTAGAGAAGAATTTCTTAATTTCGCACAGAGGAGGCGCATACTCCAACTTTCTAAATTCAGAGACGATTCTAGTCCAAAAG CTTGGGATTGTTCTGCCTGGGTTCGTACTTATGCATTATACTTGGAAGAAAGACTTGAATGTTTCTCGATTCTGAAGTATGATATTGAAGTTGAGCGTCTACCTAAGCCTGTTGCTGGTCAAGACAAG GGCTATAGCAGGACAAGGGATTTGAATGGTGAGGAGCTATTGGAGCAATTGCCTGCTTTGCAGCAGCTTCTCTATTGCCTTGTTGGTTGCCGT CCAGAAGGAGCAGCTGTTAGCAGCTATGTGATACAATATGCTCTGGCCCTG GTTCTAAAAGAGAGCTTTAAAATTTACTGTGCTATTAACGACGGCATTATCAATCTTGTTGATAAG TTTTTTGAGATGCCAAGGCATGAAGCTATCAAAGCCTTTGATGTCTATAAACGTGCTGGCCAGCAG GCAGAAAGTCTCTCTGATTTCTATGAAATATGCAAAAGATTGGAAATTGCTAGGAATTTTCAGTTTCCTGTCTTAAGAGAG CCTCCAGTATCATTTCTTGTTACCATGGAAGACTACATAAAGGATGCACCTCGACTGCTTGCAGTTTCAAGTGAGCCATTA TTACTGACTTACAGACCAGATGATGTTCCCACACTAGAATACGATAAATTATCTCAAGAACAGGAGCCCTCAGTGCCTGTTGATGATGTTGTCTCAAATTCTGAGCTTGCTCCTCCTCCACCGTCTCACAACTATTTTGAAATTGGAGACTTGCTG GGGTTGAATGACAGTACATCTGAAACATCCTTGATAGAAGAAAGAAACGCTCATGCCCTAGTCATAGTCCCTACCGAAATTG ATTCACGAGCTGATCCTGCCAGAGATTTTGATCCAACCGGATGGGAGCTTGCTTTGGTCTCCCCTCCAAGTACAACTATCTCTTCAGTCAATGAGACACAATTG GCTGGTAGGCTGAATTCTCTCACCCTGAACAGTTCATATGATCAAGGAGCATATAGATATCCACAACAATCTGTTTTTGGAGTGCCAGCTCCAAATCCATTTGAAGTTCAAGATCCTTTTGTTTTGTCAACTAGCACCCCTCTCCCACCCAACGTACAAATTGCAACAATTTCTCAACAGCGTATAAATCTTTACGGTCATTACCAACCATATCAGCCTCTGCAGCAGCAGATGTTGATGAGCCCAGCAAATCCTTTCGAGGATGCAGGATATGGGGCATTTCCTGTGCATCATGTTTCTCACGTTCATAATAACAATCCATTTGGAAGCACTGACATGATATAG